A stretch of DNA from Planctomycetaceae bacterium:
TGCTGACGGCCGCCCAACAGCACCTCGCCGCGGGCAAGCTGCCCGAGGCGCGAGAGACGATCGTCAAGGCGCGCTTCGTTGCCAGCGAGAGTACGACGGCCCAGCAGCTCGAGACGAACATCCGCCACGCGATGCGCCGCTTTGACGCCCAGGCGATCATTAAGGCGGCCGAGACGGCCCAGGCTGCATCCACGAAGGTCGCCGGCGAACAGGGTTTCGAAGGTCTCAAGCAGCAGGTCGTTCAGAAACTCAATGATGCTCGCCAGCGGCTTGAGCGAAATGAGTTCGACGCCGCCGTGGCGGTCTATCGCGAGGTGGTGGTCGAGTGTGACGCGATCGCGCAGATCGACCGGCGCCGGTCGGCATCGCTACCGCTGAGGCAAAAGGCCGTCACCGCCATCGCCGCGATTAACGCCCTCACCGATAGCCACGGCTTTGCGACGCTCAAGAACGAGGCCCGCCAGCAGCACAGTGCGGCTGAAACGTTCTTTGAGCAGCGCAAGTTCGACGAGTCGGACCCGTCGCACCGCTCTGCCGTGGCGACGTGCGAGAAACTGGCCGCACTCGAAAGCCGGCGGGCTGATCTGGCCAGGCTCCAGGAGCAGGCGGTCAAGAGCTGGCAGGACCTCAGCGCCGCGCAGGTAAACTCATCGTCGCCACAGTTGTGGCAGCCCGTCGAGCAGGCGTACAACGCCGGCCAGTCTGCGTTTAGCGCGGGCAACTTCGACGAGGCGCAGAAGCAGTGGAACGACCTTCAGGCCCGCGCGCCGGCGGCGCTGAAAATGGGCCAGTCGGTCATCGCCGCCCGCACGCTGCACGGCCAGCAGAAGTTCGACGAAGCCATCGCCTCGATCGACGCGGCGCTGGCGATCGATCCCCAAAGCGCAGTGGCCAAGCAGGTTCGCGACGAGATCGGCCGCAACGAGCTGACGCAGACCCGCCAGAAGCTTTCCCAGCAGCGCCAGCAGGTGATGGACCTGGAGATCAGCCGCTACGCCCCGCGGCGATGGGAGCAGTACGAAAAGGCGCTGGCCGCCGGCGAAGCGGCGTATGCCAAGGGCGACTACGACGCCGCCCGCGCGCAATGGAAGGTGCTGATCGAGGGCTATGCCAAGGCCCCGGCGTACGTCGAGAGCATGAAGAAGGTGTACGAGGGCGTGCTGGCCTGGCAGCAGGCGCGAGCCGACGTCGCGACCGAGTACTACGAGCAGTTCGACGCCCTGGGCGGACCGCAGTGGCAGGCGATCAAGGACCTGGTCACCCGCGCTGAGCAGAACGACGTCCCACAGACCCAGCGCATCGAGTGCTACAGGAAGGCTGCCCAGTCCCTGCCGGCGGTGGCCGCCAGGGTTGAGGACCTCTACCGCACGCGCGTCTGCGACAAGGCGATCGCCGCGGCTGGCGAACTGCTGGCGGGCATCCCGATCAAGGCCTCGCAGCGAACGCCCGAGCACGTCGCCCGGGCCGCCAAGGCCGGCGACGAAGCCGCCCGCGCCCTGGCCCAGCGACCCAACAACGCCCGAGCGAAGGAGTTGGCCGCCCAGGCGCAGGTGCTGGCCGTGCACCTCAAGACCGGCTCGTGCCTGCGCACCTTCAGCGGGCACAAGGGCTGGATTTTGGCTACGGCAGTGGGACCGGCAGGCGATCAGGCCGCCACCGGCGGCGAAGAGGGCGACGTGAAAATCTGGGATCTCTGGCGCGGCGTCGGCGCGGCGGGCTGGTCCGCCCACAGCGGACCGGTCAATGCCATCGCCTTCGGTCCGGCCGACACGGCGGTGGTCTCGGCGGGCGAAGACGCCACGCTGAAGATCTGGAACACCGCCGACGGGCGGAGCATCCGCACGCTCACCGGTCACACCGCCTGTGCGACGGCGGTCGTAATGGCCGCCGACGGTCGCACGGCGATGTCGGCCTCGGAAGACGCGACGCTGCGCCTGTGGGACATCGGCACCGGGCAATGCCTGCGGACCTTCAGCGGCCACAGCGGAGCAGTGAGCGCCGCGGCGCTTTCGCGCGACGGGCGTTTGGCGCTGTCGGGCGGGGCCGACCGAACTGTCAGGCTCTGGGACGCCGCCGATGCGCGGTGCCTGCGAACGTTCGAAGGGCACGGCGCCGCGGTGATTGCCGTGGCGATCAGCGCCGACGCCCGCACAGGCGTTTCAGCCAGCGCTGACAAGACGCTCAAGGTGTGGGACCTTGCTGACGGCCGGTGCCTGCAGACGCTGGCCGGTCACGAGGCGGCTGTCACGTGCGTGGCGCTGCACGGGGACGGTCTTCGCGTGCTGTCGGGCAGCCGCGACGGGACGCTGCGGCTGTGGGAGATTGCCACGGGCAAGTGCCTGGCCACGTTCGAGGGTCATCGCGGATGGGTGCGGTCGGCGGCTTTCAGCTCCGATGGCACGACGGCGATCTCTGCCGACGAGACCACGCTGAAGCTGTGGTTCATCGAGAAGCGGTGACGGCGCGGTTCATTCGGCGATTTCGCGCCAGCCATCGAGCAGGTCTTCCAGGAGGGCGATCACCTCGTTGATGCGCGAGATGTCTTTGCGGATGTTGGCCTCGATGAGGCGGCGGTACATGAAGTCGTAGAGCTTCCAGAGGTTTTGCGCCACCTCGCCGCCGGCGTCCTTGTTCAGGGCCGCGCGCAGTTCATCGATGATCGCCTGGGCCTTCTGGATCGAGTCGTTCTTGCCCTTCCAGTCCTGGGCCTCGATCTGCGAGACGGACTGCTTGAGAAAGCGGATGGCGCCTTCGTAGAGCATCACGACGATCTTGCCGCCGCTCTGGGTGGCGATCTTGTTTTCGGTATATGCGGCCAATCGAGTCATACGTCACCTGCTAATCGTCTTTGTTGTTGGCTTCCTGTGAGGTTGTCAGGGCCGAGAAGGCGGCCCGCTGCGAGTCCAGTTGGGCCAGCATCGCTTCCATGCGGGCGTACTTGGCCTTGAGCTGGGCTTCCTTCTTGTCCAGCCGGTCGCTCTGACGAACGATCTGCTTCTGCAGATCGGTTATTCGCGTCTCGAAACGGTTCTTGTCCGCCGTGATCGTCCCGTCGACAGGGTCGAGCATGCCGTCGAGCAGGTTGTCTATCGCCCCGCCCAGGCCCTTCTGGATGTTCAAGTCGGCCGACTGCGTGCCGGCCCCGGCGCCGTTCCAGATGGCGCTCAATTCCAGACCGGCCTCGGGCGTGCCGGCGGCCCCGCTGAGCACGCTGCCGTTGATGGTCAGGTTCCGCCAGGCGGTTTCGCCGCTGGTGCGGATGACGGCAGAATCGACCACCCCGGTGTCGCTGAAATGCACCTGGACCTGGTAGGCCCCCGCTGTCGTCGAACTCGACGAGCTGGTGAACTGGATGGCGGCGTTGCTGGAGTTGCCACTGCTGACGGCCCCGAGGAGTTTGAGCACGGCTGAGTAGTCCGCAGCAACGGCGTTATCCAGGGTCGTCTGGTCGAGGCTCAACACGCCGTAGCGGTCGAACGTCAGTCCCAGTTGCGACGCCAGCGCGAACGTGTCGGCGTCGGTGGAGAACCCCGGGGCCGCGCCGGTCAGCACAGCCCGGACGTTGCGGACGATGTCTCGCACGCCGATGTCGCCTTGGAGGATTCCGGCCATCTTCGTTTCGCTGTCGTATCCGGCGTACTTGTTCAGCGTGGTGACCAGCCCGTTGTAGATCTCTTTGAGGTTGCCCAGGTTCTGCGAGAGTTGGTCGGTCCTGCGCGACAGGGTCACGGTCATGTCGCCGGCCTTGACCAGGCTCAGCGTCACGCCGGGAATAACGTCGGAGAGGGTGTTGTTGTCGCGTTCGATCCAGGTCTCGGCGGGAAAGCCGTCGATCCTCAGCCGCGCGCTCTGGGCGGCCTGGGTGCGGGTGAAATCGGCGGCATCGAACCCGGCGATGGTGGTGGCCTCGTCGTTGACGGTGATGGCATGCGAAGCGCCGTTGTCCTTGCCGGCCAGCACCAGGTGGTACGTGCCGCTGACATTGAGGATGCTGGCGGTGACGCCGGGGTTGGAGGCGTCGTTGTTGATCAGATCCCGCAGGCCTTCCAGGGTGGTCTCGCCGGTGGTGATGCGGGTGCGGGTGACGCCGTCGTAGGTGTAAGAGAACGCCCCGGCGCCGACGAGGGCGGTCGCGCCGGCGGACCCGGCGGTCTGGGCGAGCCGGTCAGCCGAGGCCAGGCGGTCGATCGTGACCTGGAAACTGCCGCCGGTGACGCCCGAGGTGGCCGAGACGGTGGCGATCTTGGTGTCGGAGGAGGTGGCGGTGACGCCGGCCAGCGTCGAGGGGTTTGAAAACGATGCCGCCAATGTCCGCAAGTCGGTCAGCCGCGACTCGATGTCGGTAAGGGCTTTCTGCTGTGCCTGGACAGTGCTTTTTTCAGTGGTGAGTCGGACAAGGGGTTTCTGGGCGACGGCCATCGCGGCGCTGACGAGGGTGTCGGTGTCGATCGTTGAGAAAACGCCTGACATTCCCGTGGCCATTTCGCCGGTCCTTGCTCAAGAGGGCTTCGATACACCCTCATTGTCGAAGGCAGGGGCGAATGCATAAGGGAGGATTTTGAAAAAAAGGAACCCGCAGGGTCATAAAGGCCCTGCGGGTTACCCTCTTCGTTATGGCGGACCGGAGGGTCGGAGATCATGGGCGCGGATTCAAACTACACCGGGCCGCCTTACTCAGTCTTTACGCCGCTCAGCCCAGCAGCTTCAGGGCCATCTGCGGCATGGAGTTGGCCTGGGCCAACATGGAGATACCGGCCTGTGACAGCACCTGGTTGCGGGTCATGGCGGCCATTTCCGTCGCCACGTCCACGTCGCTGATACGGCTTTCGGCGGCCGCGAGATTCTCAGCCTGAATGTCCAGGATGCTCACGGCGGCTTCGAGGCGGTTCATGTAGTAGCCCAGCTTGGCGCGGTAGGTATCCTTGGTCTCGATGGCGTCGGTGATGGTATCCAGCGCGTCGGCGGCGCCGCTGGTGGTCGTCAGGTCGTTGGCGCCTGCTGCGGCGGCGGCCTGCGTCTCATTGAAGTCGCCGATGACATCGAAGCCGGCAACGGTGGTGGCGTCCTGGGTGAAGACGAATTCCTTGGCAGCGCCGGCCTCAAAGCCCTTGAACTGCAGGCGATAAGCGCCGTAGTCGCTGTCATAGGCGGCAAAGGCCACCGGGCTGGTGTAGTCGACGTCAAGGGCGGCCGTCGCGTTGATTTCCTGCACCAGGCTGTTGAGGCTGATGCCGGTGGCATCGTAGGCCGTCAGGTCGACGACGATATCGCCCTTGCCGGCGTAGTTGAACTTGATGTTGATGTCGCCCGCGGCCAACAGGTCGCCCGCGGCGATGTATTCATCGGCGGCCGAGGCGACGTACTTGGTGCCGTGGTCGATGATCTGGGCGGTGGCCGACGAGCTCAGGATGCTGTTGCCGGCGGCAATGGCGGTGGCCTGGACATTGGTCGTGGTGAACGACAGCGACGCGGACCCGAGGTGGAAGCTCGTCGAGGCGGTCGTGCCGTCGAGGAGGCTGACGCCGTTGAACGTCGTCGAGGTGGCGATGCGGGTGATTTCCGCCGCCAGTTGGTTGTATTCCTCGTTCATGATCGTGCGCTGCTGGATGCTGTACGATCCGGTGGCGGCCTGCTCGGCCAGTTCCTTCATGCGGACGAGGATGTCGTCCATGACGCCCATGGCGCCTTCTGCCGTCTGCAGCATGGAGACCGCGTCCTGGGCGTTGCGGGACGCCTGGCGAATCTGGGCGATGTCCGCACGGACCATCTCGCGAACCGCCAGACCGGCGGCGTCATCTTTGGCGCCATTGATGCGCATGCCCGAGGACAGCCGTTCCACCGACTTGGACAGCGAGTTGTAGCTCGTGCCCAGGTGTCGCGCGGCATTGTCCGCCATCATGTTGTTCTTGATTGCCAGCATTCAGAGTCTCCTTCGCGTAGTTTTCCCGGCCGCGGACCACACGGTCCTGAAGCCCATGGTTTCGATTGCGCACTCAAGCCACAGCGCGACACACAACCGCTCGCCCACTTCTGCACGACACGGCGGCGGTACATGCTGACTTATCGAAGCGACCTCTGAGAACTTGAGGGGCTTTTTTGAAATTTCGGATTGTCGCGTGGAACTATTGGGTCCAGGGCTCAAATTAGCCGCTGAGGTCGCTGAGGTCGCAGAGGGAAGATGTTGTTGTATCTACTGACATCCTCAGCGTCCTCAGCGACCTCTGCGGCTTAATCCAATCAGCAGAGGCAGTCCGGGCGTCGCAGTAGAAAAGATTCGCGGAGATAGTCGGACGTGAAGGATCGACCGCCGTTAGATTCCGTGGCTGGCCAGGGACTCGGCCACGCGCAGGATTGCTTCAGGAGTGTCCAACTCGCCCGAGGCCAGAAGCTGTTTGGCACGAGCGATCTTCTGAAGATCTTCAGCCGGCTGCCGGGATGCCTTGGAAATATATTCCATAGGTACAGACTCAGCGGGCGCCGACGCCTGGGGTTCGCGCGCCACAGCCGGGGCCGCAGGCGATGAGCCTTGCTCGGCCGTCCGCTTGGGAGGCAGCAGGCTGCCGCCGTCCAGCGAGGATGTTCCGTCAATCCGCATGGTCACTCCATTTACCGCTTACTAATCCCATTTTCGCTCACAACGGCGATTACTTTAAGATTAATCGGGCCTTTCTTGGGACTTTTTTAACCCCCGCCGCCGCGGCTGGGCAACGTCGAGGCCACGTCGTCAGCTACGTACTCCCCGAACGCCGAGGGGCTGACCAGCATGACGCGCCAGTCGAGCGGTTCGGCCGCCCCCGCCGTGCGCCGCCGGTAGTAGCGTTCCATCCGCTTAGAGGTGCTCACGTTGTGACTGTCCCAGATGTTGTCCAGGCCCCAGACCAGCATGCCGCTGCGCAGATCGATCAGGCGCAGGTTGAGCCCCATCTGCATGTGCGGATACGGGCGGCAGTTGGTCAAAGCCCCCATCAGGACCGCATCACATCGCAGCGCCTGCCGCACCGCCTTCATCTGCTCCAGCGGGATCGGCTGGCGCCAGTTCAGCTTCATGGCGGCAATCGACGGATCATCCGCCGCGACGACAGCCACCTGGAACAGGCGTCGCCCGGCGAGGGCTTTGTCCAGCGACTCAGTCATCTGCAGCGCCAGGGCGGGGGTGGCGTCGCCGCCGTCGAGCGAGATCATCGCCACGCGGTGGATGCTGTGCAGCGAGGCGGCCGATCGCAGATACGTGGGAGTGGCCGACGGCTCGATCAGCTTGGGGCTGCACCCGCCGGCGGCCAACATCGCGGCGCAGGCAATCGCCATGGCGCCTCTCATGGCCGGGCCTCCCGGGCGAGGGGCTTTGCGGCCGGGGAGACCACCGGCGCTTCGCCGCCCAGCAGGCGGATGACCTTGACCAGGGCGTCCATCTGGGCTTTCTGGGCCTCGCGCATCTCCTGGCGATAGCCCAGGACGCTCTCCTGCCACTTGGCCAAGCGCGCCTCGAGATCCTTCATCATGGTGTTGGCTTCAGCCAGTTCTCGCTGGGTAGCCGCCAGTTGGGTCTTGGCGGTGTCGAGTTGGGCCGTGAGGGTGTGGTTGCGGTCGGACAGGGAGCGGTTTTCCTGTTCGAGATTGGCGACGCGCATCTGGGCGTCGGCGTATTTCTTGGCCCAGGCCAGGGCGGTCTCGACGGCCGACTCGTCTCCGGCGGCCGCGTCGGTGCGGGCGGCCTTGGCCATGTAGTCCGACTGGGTCTCTGGGGTAGGCGTGGGCGCCGCCGGCGCCAGCGCCTCGCGGCGCGGCGGCTGCAGCGGGGCGAAGTTCATGCTGCCGCAGCCCCAGGTCATTGTCGCCGCGATCAGAATCAGCAGTGTGCTTGCGCGTGTCATAATCAGTTCTCCGTGGTATTTCTTGCCGCCGGACTGGTGAGGCAATGAAGGATGATCTTGTGGCCGCACTGGCAGAGCACTTCGACCACGGCCATACGCTCGCCGTGTTCGATGATCCTCGCCTGGACGGGGTGTCCTGCCGCGGCGCCGCCGGGCGGAGCGGCGTTTTGCTGGACGGGGCAGGGCGAGGCCTCCTGGAAGGTGTCTCGCTTGAGCACTCGGGCAACGTGTGACATCGGCAATCTCCTAGGCCAGTATGTCGACCTGGTGTTCGTCGTCCGGCGGCGGCAGCAGCGCGTCGTGCGGGGCGTCGTCGGCCGGAACGTCTGAGTCTTTGGGTTTCTTTCCCCGCTGGACGAACCGGCGCCCGCGGGAGGCGGTGCGAGGGTCGACCGACGAAGACTGCCCCGCGTGGGGCCCGGTAGGATGAACCGACTCGCTGCTCATGGATTCCTCCTGAGCTTCATCGAGAGTTTGAAGATGGCGCTGGCGTGCAACTGGCTCACGCGCGACTCGGTCACGTTGAGCACCAGGGCGATCTCCTTCATCGTCAGTTCCTGGTCGTAGTACAGCACCAGGATGTGCCGGTCGCGCTGCGACAACTGCTTGACCGCCTCGGCCAATCGCTCGACCATTTCCCTGTGGGCCGCCTGGGCCTGGGGCGTTGGGGAGCGGTCGGCCGGCATCAGCGGCGCCAGCAGCGGCTGTTCGTCAGACAGCCCGTGCAGGGAGAGGAAATGCTGCTGCCGCGCCTCGGTCAGTGTGTGGTAAAGCTGCTCGGTGGTGACGCCCATGGCGGCGGCGAGTTCCTCATCGTCGGGCGGGCGCCCGGTCTGGCCGGTCAGGCGGTTATACGCCGCTTCGACGGCGCGGAGTTGCTGGGCCACCGGCGAGGGCACGAAGGAGTTGCGGCGCATCTCGTCGATGATGGCGCCGCGGATGAGGATGTACGCGTACGTGCGGAACTCGGCGTGCTTATCGGGATTGAACGTGCGGGCGGCCTTGACCAGGCCCAGCGTGCCGGCGGAGATCAGGTCGTCGCGGTCCATCGCCTTGCGGGCGTAAGTGGCGAACTTTCGGACGATGTGCTGCACCAGGGGCAGGTTGTCCAGGATGAGCTTCTCCTCCTGCGACTGGCTCACGTGCGCACGATACGCCTGGGCGGCTTTTTCCTGCACGCCCCGCACCGGCGCCGGATCGAGTTGTTCAGGTTCGATCTGCACTGTTATTCCCTGAGTGGCCGGCGCCGGTCCTTCGGGTCGCCGCCTCGGCCAGCATCCGCACCGCCACATCGCCCGCCAGGCGCATCAGCACGTAGACGATCGCCGCACCGCTGAGGCAGCGGATCGAACAAGTCCACATAGGCACCGCCGCCGCCCAGCCGATGCCGGCCAGCACGAAGAACATCATCGCTGCCGCTGCCAGTGCCAGTTGCTTCATGCGTTACCCTCCCGCCATCTGCACAACGGGCCCCTCGCCCTCGACCCGCTGCAGCGCCACCAGGCCCACCGACTCGATCGCCGTGCCCTGGGCCACCTCGTCGTACGCCACGACCGGCACGGGAACCTGCCCACCCACCAGCCGCGCCAAATGAAGGCGCAACCGCCCGTCGCACAGCAGCACCGCCGAGTCGTAACCCTGCTCCATGGCCGTCTTCCATTGCTCGCCGATCGCCCGGACCAGTTCCATGACGCGTTCGGGCGGCAGGGCCAGTTGCTCGATCTCGCCCTCGCGCCGCAACGCCGCCCGAAGGTCGTACTCCAGGCCCGGCTCCAGCGCCACGGCCATCAGTTTGCCCCGCCCGTCCACATGCTTTTCAGTGATGGTGCGCACCAGGCTCTTGCGGACCAGCTCGGTCAGCAGCACCGGGTCCTTGACGCGGCTGGCGTGGTCGCCCAGCGACTCGACGATCTGCGCCAGGTCACGAACGGCGATCCCGTCGTCGAGCAGCATCTTGAGCACCCGCTGCAGCAGGCCCAGCGGCACGATCTCGCCGATCACGCCGGCCACCAGCGAAGGCTGGCGCTGCTTGAGGCGGTCGACGAGCTTCTGCACGTCGTCGCGCGAGAGCAGTTGACCGGCGTGACGCTTGAGCACCTCTGACAGGTGCGTCACCAGGATGCTCTCGGGGTCCACCACGGTGTACCCGGCCAGTTCGGCCTGCTCCTTCTGCGCCGCGTCGATCCACAGGGCCGGCAGGTTGAAGACCGGCTCGCGGACGCTCTGTCCGGCGACGGGACTGGCCACCGTGCCGGGGTCCATCGCCAGGAACTTTTCCAGCTCGAGGGTTCCGCGGGCGACAGTGTGTCCGTGGATCTGGATCTCGTAGTCGTTGGGTTCGAGGGTGACGTTGTCGCGCAGGCGCACCAGGGGCAGGACGATGCCCAGTTGCTGCACGAACTTCTTGCGCAGCGGCACGACGCGGTTGGGCAGCGACGTCTTGCGGCGCGGGTCCACCAGCTTGACCAGGCGCATGCCCACCTGCACCGCCACCGCGTCGACGTCCAGCAATTCTTCCGGCGGGGCCTCCGTCGGACCCGTGGCCGTGGCGGCGGCCTCGCTCTGCAACTGGGCCTTTTCCTGCTTGTGGAGCATGCCCGCCAGCAGGCCGGCGGCCCCGGCCAGCACGATGAAGGGAATTTTCGGGAAGCCCGGCACGAGCACCATCGCCCCCAGCAGCGCCGCGGCGATGGCGATCGGGCGGCTGCGGCGGAGCATCTGGCGGATCAGGTCCTGGCTGAGGTTGCTCTGCGTGGAGGTCTTGGAGATCAGGAACCCCGAGGAGGTCGAGATGATCAGGGCGGGGATCTGGCTGACCAGGCCGTCGCCGATGGCCAGGATCGAGTAGCTCTTGATAGCCTCGGAGACGTTCATGCCCCGCGTCATGCCGACGATGATGCCGCCGACGAGGTTGACCGCGACGATGACCAGTCCGGCCACCGCGTCGCCGCGGATGAACTTGCTGG
This window harbors:
- a CDS encoding flagellin, producing the protein MLAIKNNMMADNAARHLGTSYNSLSKSVERLSSGMRINGAKDDAAGLAVREMVRADIAQIRQASRNAQDAVSMLQTAEGAMGVMDDILVRMKELAEQAATGSYSIQQRTIMNEEYNQLAAEITRIATSTTFNGVSLLDGTTASTSFHLGSASLSFTTTNVQATAIAAGNSILSSSATAQIIDHGTKYVASAADEYIAAGDLLAAGDINIKFNYAGKGDIVVDLTAYDATGISLNSLVQEINATAALDVDYTSPVAFAAYDSDYGAYRLQFKGFEAGAAKEFVFTQDATTVAGFDVIGDFNETQAAAAAGANDLTTTSGAADALDTITDAIETKDTYRAKLGYYMNRLEAAVSILDIQAENLAAAESRISDVDVATEMAAMTRNQVLSQAGISMLAQANSMPQMALKLLG
- the fliD gene encoding flagellar filament capping protein FliD gives rise to the protein MATGMSGVFSTIDTDTLVSAAMAVAQKPLVRLTTEKSTVQAQQKALTDIESRLTDLRTLAASFSNPSTLAGVTATSSDTKIATVSATSGVTGGSFQVTIDRLASADRLAQTAGSAGATALVGAGAFSYTYDGVTRTRITTGETTLEGLRDLINNDASNPGVTASILNVSGTYHLVLAGKDNGASHAITVNDEATTIAGFDAADFTRTQAAQSARLRIDGFPAETWIERDNNTLSDVIPGVTLSLVKAGDMTVTLSRRTDQLSQNLGNLKEIYNGLVTTLNKYAGYDSETKMAGILQGDIGVRDIVRNVRAVLTGAAPGFSTDADTFALASQLGLTFDRYGVLSLDQTTLDNAVAADYSAVLKLLGAVSSGNSSNAAIQFTSSSSSTTAGAYQVQVHFSDTGVVDSAVIRTSGETAWRNLTINGSVLSGAAGTPEAGLELSAIWNGAGAGTQSADLNIQKGLGGAIDNLLDGMLDPVDGTITADKNRFETRITDLQKQIVRQSDRLDKKEAQLKAKYARMEAMLAQLDSQRAAFSALTTSQEANNKDD
- the fliS gene encoding flagellar export chaperone FliS, producing MTRLAAYTENKIATQSGGKIVVMLYEGAIRFLKQSVSQIEAQDWKGKNDSIQKAQAIIDELRAALNKDAGGEVAQNLWKLYDFMYRRLIEANIRKDISRINEVIALLEDLLDGWREIAE
- a CDS encoding FliA/WhiG family RNA polymerase sigma factor, with protein sequence MQIEPEQLDPAPVRGVQEKAAQAYRAHVSQSQEEKLILDNLPLVQHIVRKFATYARKAMDRDDLISAGTLGLVKAARTFNPDKHAEFRTYAYILIRGAIIDEMRRNSFVPSPVAQQLRAVEAAYNRLTGQTGRPPDDEELAAAMGVTTEQLYHTLTEARQQHFLSLHGLSDEQPLLAPLMPADRSPTPQAQAAHREMVERLAEAVKQLSQRDRHILVLYYDQELTMKEIALVLNVTESRVSQLHASAIFKLSMKLRRNP
- the flhA gene encoding flagellar biosynthesis protein FlhA; amino-acid sequence: MSENKELALATELGGGRGPMARVMANNDVILAVALATVLATLLIPLPTFLLDLLLSCSIAVSIATMVIVLSARESIEFSTFPSLLLFVTLFRLSLNVASTRLILLQGDAGKIIETFGNFVVGGNLVIGLVIFLILVIIQFVVITKGAERISEVAARFNLDAMPGKQMAIDADLNAGLIGDTEAKARRKKIVSESEFYGAMDGASKFIRGDAVAGLVIVAVNLVGGIIVGMTRGMNVSEAIKSYSILAIGDGLVSQIPALIISTSSGFLISKTSTQSNLSQDLIRQMLRRSRPIAIAAALLGAMVLVPGFPKIPFIVLAGAAGLLAGMLHKQEKAQLQSEAAATATGPTEAPPEELLDVDAVAVQVGMRLVKLVDPRRKTSLPNRVVPLRKKFVQQLGIVLPLVRLRDNVTLEPNDYEIQIHGHTVARGTLELEKFLAMDPGTVASPVAGQSVREPVFNLPALWIDAAQKEQAELAGYTVVDPESILVTHLSEVLKRHAGQLLSRDDVQKLVDRLKQRQPSLVAGVIGEIVPLGLLQRVLKMLLDDGIAVRDLAQIVESLGDHASRVKDPVLLTELVRKSLVRTITEKHVDGRGKLMAVALEPGLEYDLRAALRREGEIEQLALPPERVMELVRAIGEQWKTAMEQGYDSAVLLCDGRLRLHLARLVGGQVPVPVVAYDEVAQGTAIESVGLVALQRVEGEGPVVQMAGG